From Psychrobacillus sp. FSL K6-2836, a single genomic window includes:
- the abc-f gene encoding ribosomal protection-like ABC-F family protein, with translation MICTIQNITKMLGGNTIFEELSLEIKTGDRLAIVGRNGTGKTTLFKLLAGIESPDEGSIHFKKGTSIGYLAQIPTYSEEVTGLDVLHFAFQSIAELLKKMIQMEQQMATLESGEMERLLQQYGEIQEQFTLLGGYTMDSEIEKVVQGLQLSGFVNQSFTNLSGGEQTKIMLGKILLSNPDILLLDEPTNHLDLFAVEWLEQYLIGYSGTVVIIAHDRYFLDKVVTKIADLEEGELSLYHGNYSSYTLEKEARLMREFQEYEEQQKKIKKMKEAIRRLRQWANEAVPPNPKLFRQARNMERALERMVKVRKPLIDPKKMELSFEFASRSGKEVVMMKNVHKSFGDKVLLENAQLNLYWKDRVAIVGRNGSGKSTILNILRGEIPIDNGEARLGSNVRVGYLSQHFEIQDPKARLIDVFRGELNMFEGDARHILARFMFYGPDVFKRIGDLSGGERMRLRLAQLMHQDINLLILDEPTNHLDIDSREVLEDALADFDGTILAVSHDRYFLNKLFPKTAWLEQGQLTTFEGPYEWARIKWGEIQSKQEIGEIIAEKVKIVQPTKKQDKEQKIEDKISAIEEEISILKEKMEIESDWEIYEKLLESIRSNEQKLEILMMEWLEYEG, from the coding sequence ATGATATGTACAATACAAAATATAACTAAAATGCTCGGAGGAAATACAATTTTTGAAGAATTGTCGCTAGAGATTAAAACGGGAGATAGATTAGCCATTGTTGGTCGAAATGGAACTGGTAAAACTACTTTATTCAAATTGTTGGCCGGTATTGAAAGCCCTGACGAAGGATCTATTCACTTTAAGAAAGGTACATCAATCGGTTATCTGGCTCAAATACCAACTTATTCAGAAGAGGTAACTGGTCTTGATGTTCTCCATTTTGCTTTTCAAAGTATTGCTGAGCTGCTAAAAAAAATGATCCAAATGGAACAACAAATGGCAACTCTAGAGTCTGGGGAGATGGAACGTCTTCTCCAACAATACGGAGAAATTCAAGAACAATTCACGCTTTTAGGCGGTTATACAATGGATTCTGAAATTGAAAAAGTGGTGCAAGGTCTTCAGCTTTCGGGATTTGTTAATCAGTCTTTTACTAATTTAAGTGGTGGGGAACAGACGAAAATAATGCTAGGGAAGATACTGCTGTCGAATCCAGATATTTTACTGTTGGATGAACCAACCAATCATCTAGATTTATTTGCTGTAGAATGGCTGGAACAATATTTGATTGGCTATTCTGGAACTGTTGTTATCATTGCGCATGACCGTTATTTCTTAGATAAGGTTGTGACCAAGATTGCTGATCTAGAGGAAGGAGAGCTTTCTCTTTATCATGGAAATTATTCTTCGTATACTTTAGAAAAAGAAGCTAGATTAATGCGTGAGTTCCAGGAGTATGAGGAACAGCAGAAAAAGATCAAAAAAATGAAAGAAGCAATAAGACGTCTAAGACAGTGGGCAAATGAAGCGGTGCCACCAAATCCAAAGCTATTTCGCCAGGCACGTAACATGGAAAGAGCTTTAGAACGAATGGTGAAAGTGAGAAAACCATTAATCGATCCGAAAAAAATGGAGCTTTCATTTGAATTCGCATCTAGAAGTGGTAAAGAAGTAGTCATGATGAAAAATGTTCATAAATCATTTGGTGATAAGGTCTTATTAGAAAATGCACAGCTTAATCTTTACTGGAAGGATCGAGTTGCTATTGTCGGTCGAAACGGTTCAGGAAAATCCACCATATTAAATATATTGAGGGGTGAGATACCTATTGATAACGGAGAAGCTAGGCTCGGTAGTAATGTCCGTGTAGGTTATTTATCCCAGCATTTCGAAATTCAGGATCCGAAGGCTAGACTAATTGATGTATTTCGAGGTGAACTGAATATGTTTGAGGGTGATGCACGACATATTCTCGCAAGGTTTATGTTTTATGGACCTGATGTATTCAAAAGAATAGGTGATTTAAGTGGAGGAGAGCGAATGAGGCTTCGTTTGGCACAACTCATGCATCAGGATATAAATCTACTGATACTCGATGAACCGACGAACCACTTGGATATCGATTCGAGAGAAGTACTAGAGGATGCTTTAGCGGATTTTGATGGAACTATATTGGCTGTGTCACATGACCGATATTTTTTAAATAAACTATTTCCGAAAACTGCTTGGTTGGAGCAGGGACAGCTAACTACTTTTGAGGGACCATATGAGTGGGCAAGAATAAAGTGGGGAGAAATTCAATCTAAGCAAGAAATTGGTGAGATAATAGCGGAAAAAGTAAAGATCGTACAACCTACGAAAAAACAGGATAAAGAACAAAAGATCGAAGATAAGATTTCAGCAATAGAAGAAGAAATTTCCATTTTAAAAGAAAAAATGGAGATAGAAAGTGACTGGGAAATATATGAAAAGCTATTGGAATCTATCCGGTCAAACGAACAAAAATTAGAAATTTTAATGATGGAATGGTTGGAGTATGAAGGATGA
- a CDS encoding RAxF-45 family protein, whose translation MNSYAIIYLTNLNGGEERMKNAMNAQLFMLEFLSTSCAITHENGSNGTGLSIFSHFHSNIHS comes from the coding sequence ATGAATAGTTATGCTATTATTTATTTAACTAATTTGAACGGAGGTGAAGAAAGAATGAAAAACGCTATGAATGCACAATTATTTATGTTGGAATTTTTATCCACTTCTTGTGCAATTACTCATGAAAATGGTAGCAACGGGACAGGTCTGTCTATTTTTAGCCATTTCCATAGTAATATCCATAGCTGA
- a CDS encoding methyl-accepting chemotaxis protein, with product MATNMNEIIQVVKQSANNVQSNSESLSAVAEETNASAEQVSLAVSEIAEGASKSAEDAGEVTESSVHLSEQINLINEKSVMMTEIATKANTMNTNGQKQMSELKTSFHSWESNLTSMSTLFTTLEVKVKAISSVMETIMEISAQTNLLALNASIEAARAGEHGKGFAVVADEVRKLAEQSAKATEVVKHTITELQSESHIVGEQMANTIKTFQKQGSIVTDTEVTFSEISLLMNSLRTSIDTVSAEIEQISNYKDQVVDTIQVMAATSEQTAAACEEVSASSDEQLRAIQSVAEASETLTELSDKLADAVNRFKV from the coding sequence ATGGCTACAAATATGAATGAAATTATTCAAGTAGTAAAACAGTCGGCTAATAACGTGCAGTCGAATTCTGAAAGTTTAAGTGCAGTAGCGGAAGAAACAAATGCTTCTGCGGAACAAGTATCTTTAGCTGTTAGTGAAATCGCAGAAGGTGCCTCCAAATCCGCAGAAGATGCTGGAGAAGTAACGGAGAGTTCAGTTCACTTAAGTGAACAAATCAATCTTATCAATGAAAAATCAGTAATGATGACGGAGATAGCTACAAAAGCAAACACCATGAATACAAATGGACAAAAGCAAATGAGTGAATTGAAAACATCCTTTCATAGCTGGGAATCTAATCTTACTTCTATGTCTACGTTGTTTACTACTTTAGAAGTTAAAGTAAAAGCGATTAGTAGTGTTATGGAAACTATTATGGAAATCTCTGCACAAACGAATCTGCTCGCATTGAATGCAAGTATTGAAGCAGCTCGTGCAGGGGAGCATGGAAAAGGATTTGCAGTTGTGGCAGATGAAGTACGAAAACTTGCAGAGCAATCTGCAAAAGCAACAGAGGTAGTAAAACATACTATTACAGAACTACAAAGTGAATCCCATATTGTGGGGGAACAAATGGCAAACACCATTAAAACGTTCCAAAAACAAGGGTCTATTGTAACCGATACGGAAGTGACATTCAGTGAAATATCTTTGCTGATGAATAGTTTGCGAACTTCCATTGATACAGTGTCAGCAGAAATCGAACAGATTTCCAACTATAAGGATCAAGTCGTAGATACAATTCAAGTGATGGCCGCAACTTCGGAGCAAACTGCTGCGGCATGTGAAGAAGTGAGTGCATCATCCGATGAACAGCTTCGAGCAATCCAATCAGTAGCGGAAGCGTCTGAGACCTTAACGGAGCTTAGCGATAAACTAGCTGATGCAGTGAATCGTTTTAAAGTTTAA